Part of the Gammaproteobacteria bacterium genome is shown below.
TGGTGCGAGTCTTGCCTTTCTTGCCGTGTTCTTCGATGAACTTGGTGATCAGGCCGGCGACATCCTTGCCGGTTGCACCTTCGATGCCTTCGAGACCGGGCGAGGAATTCACTTCCAGCACCACCGGACCGTGGGCGGAACGCATCAGGTCGACACCACAGACATTCAGTCCCATGGTCTTGGCGGCGCGCTTGGCGACGGCGCGTTCTTCGGGCGTGATCTTGACCAGCTGGGCGCTGCCGCCACGATGCAGGTTGGAACGAAACTCGCCAGAAGCGGCGGTGCGCTGCATGGCCGCGACAACCTTGTCACCGACGACGAGGCAGCGCAGGTCGCTGCCGCCGGCTTCCTTGATGAATTCCTGCACCAGGAAGTGGCTCTTCAGGGCGCGGAAGGCATCGATGACGGATTCTGCGGCCTTGCGGGTTTCCGCCAGCACCACACCCATGCCCTGGGTGCCTTCCAGCAGCTTCAGCACCACCGGGTTGCCACCGACCAGGTTCAGCAGGTCCTTGGTATCGTCCGGGCTGTGGGCAAACCCGGAGACCGGCAGGCCGATGCCCTTGCGCGACATCAACTGCATGGAGCGCAGCTTGTCGCGCGAGCGGGAAATCGCCACCGATTCGTTCAGCGGGAACACGCCCATCATCTCGAACTGGCGCAGCACGGCAGTACCGTAGAAGGTGATGGACGCGCCAATGCGAGGGATCACCGCGTCGAAGGATTCGAGCTTCTCGCCGCGATAGTGGATCTCGGGCTTGTGCGCGGCAATGTTCATGTAGCAGCGCAGCGGATCGATCACGCGCGCGTAGTGGCCACGTGACTCGATGGCTTCGATCAGGCGGCGCGTCGAGTAGAGTTTCTTGTTGCGCGACAGGATCGCGATTTTCAGTTCGTTGGCCATGGTGAATACCTTTCAGTTCTTGGTTTTAATCTTCTTCCAGCATGTTGTCGGCTTCATTGGCGGCATCGTCTTCGCTCAGCGAGGGCCGCGTCATGAATGACTT
Proteins encoded:
- the rimK gene encoding 30S ribosomal protein S6--L-glutamate ligase, translating into MKIAILSRNKKLYSTRRLIEAIESRGHYARVIDPLRCYMNIAAHKPEIHYRGEKLESFDAVIPRIGASITFYGTAVLRQFEMMGVFPLNESVAISRSRDKLRSMQLMSRKGIGLPVSGFAHSPDDTKDLLNLVGGNPVVLKLLEGTQGMGVVLAETRKAAESVIDAFRALKSHFLVQEFIKEAGGSDLRCLVVGDKVVAAMQRTAASGEFRSNLHRGGSAQLVKITPEERAVAKRAAKTMGLNVCGVDLMRSAHGPVVLEVNSSPGLEGIEGATGKDVAGLITKFIEEHGKKGKTRTKGSRG